A region of Acidobacteriota bacterium DNA encodes the following proteins:
- a CDS encoding protein kinase, with the protein MKYCDACNTTYPNEFQTCPKDQTVLRAISELRTGMVIRDKYQILEKIGAGGMAVVYLAKHLAFNELRAIKVVNSRLLDDENFLRRFRSEAIITRKLQHPNAVRVDDLDSTEDGRPFMVMEYVHGKDLRHLIQNTGPLPIRRSLTIARQAASALAAAHALGITHRDIKPDNILMTDTGDSTDLVKVLDFGIAKVREAGLESAHSSTKTGMVVGTPQYISPEQAMGRHGEQIDGRADLYSLGVVLYEMVTGRLPFESDTPMGMLLHHIQSTPPPAHEISPELRIPEGLSVMLVHALEKDRMLRYQNAAEFIAALDDVEEQLRTGVTNVVTRPGMSSAPAGAAARARASSFPPPPPPRAEYRAPSASSRAPARPSYTPPPAADRRNWIIYLVAAVILFGVVGGIYYWVVKPASTSAQGNDDRSQFMLTDDRVAADVRSALTGSSEIKSPIEVSAQAGVVTLKGKVTGLYEKQMADGLARGVTGVKSVNNLTEYDKLSPVTLGGATQAETQQQVQPTTPTKPTPKPAEKPVPRGPSNADKQRARSLVEQGNSQAEQGEYNAAIGSFQQALDHDPSNTQAQSGMAKAQKAKATEDEIMRRR; encoded by the coding sequence ATGAAGTACTGCGACGCGTGCAACACCACGTATCCGAATGAGTTCCAGACCTGTCCCAAGGACCAGACCGTCCTGCGGGCGATCTCCGAACTCCGCACCGGCATGGTGATCCGCGACAAGTACCAGATCCTGGAAAAGATCGGCGCCGGCGGAATGGCCGTCGTCTATCTCGCTAAGCACCTGGCGTTCAATGAGCTGCGCGCCATCAAAGTGGTCAACAGCCGCCTGCTCGACGACGAGAATTTCCTGCGCCGCTTCCGCTCCGAAGCCATCATCACGCGCAAGCTCCAGCACCCCAACGCGGTGCGCGTGGACGATCTCGATTCCACCGAAGATGGCCGGCCCTTCATGGTGATGGAGTACGTGCACGGCAAAGACCTGCGCCATCTCATCCAGAACACGGGACCGCTGCCCATCCGGCGCTCGCTGACCATCGCGCGCCAGGCCGCGTCCGCGCTCGCCGCCGCGCACGCCCTCGGCATCACCCATCGCGACATCAAGCCCGACAACATCCTGATGACCGATACCGGGGACAGCACCGACCTGGTGAAGGTGCTCGATTTCGGCATCGCCAAAGTGCGCGAGGCGGGCCTGGAATCCGCGCACAGCTCCACCAAGACCGGCATGGTCGTGGGCACGCCGCAATACATCTCGCCCGAGCAGGCGATGGGCCGCCACGGCGAGCAGATCGACGGTCGCGCGGATCTTTATTCCCTCGGCGTGGTGCTCTACGAGATGGTCACCGGCCGGCTGCCGTTCGAGTCGGATACGCCGATGGGCATGCTCCTGCATCACATCCAAAGCACGCCGCCGCCCGCGCATGAGATCAGTCCGGAGCTGCGCATCCCCGAGGGACTCTCGGTGATGCTCGTCCACGCACTCGAAAAAGACCGCATGCTGCGCTATCAGAACGCGGCCGAGTTCATCGCCGCGCTCGATGACGTGGAGGAGCAACTGCGCACCGGTGTGACCAACGTGGTGACGCGACCCGGCATGTCGTCTGCCCCCGCCGGAGCCGCAGCGCGCGCGCGCGCATCTTCATTCCCGCCCCCACCGCCGCCGCGCGCCGAATACCGCGCTCCCTCCGCTTCTTCCCGCGCTCCGGCGCGTCCGAGCTACACGCCGCCGCCGGCCGCCGATAGGCGCAACTGGATCATCTATCTCGTCGCCGCCGTCATCCTATTCGGCGTGGTTGGCGGGATCTACTACTGGGTGGTGAAGCCGGCCAGCACCTCGGCGCAAGGCAACGACGACCGCTCGCAGTTCATGCTCACCGACGACCGCGTCGCTGCCGACGTCCGCTCCGCCTTGACCGGTTCTTCTGAGATCAAGAGTCCCATCGAGGTCAGCGCGCAGGCCGGCGTGGTCACGCTCAAGGGCAAGGTCACCGGCCTCTATGAAAAGCAGATGGCCGATGGCCTGGCGCGCGGCGTCACCGGCGTGAAGTCGGTGAACAACCTCACCGAGTATGACAAGCTCTCGCCCGTCACCCTGGGCGGCGCTACGCAAGCAGAAACGCAGCAACAAGTTCAGCCCACGACGCCGACGAAACCCACGCCGAAGCCGGCGGAGAAGCCCGTGCCGCGCGGTCCCAGCAACGCTGACAAGCAGCGCGCGCGTTCGCTGGTGGAGCAAGGCAACAGCCAGGCCGAGCAGGGCGAGTACAACGCCGCCATCGGGTCGTTCCAGCAGGCGCTCGACCACGATCCCAGCAACACCCAGGCGCAGTCGGGCATGGCCAAAGCGCAGAAGGCCAAAGCCACCGAAGACGAGATCATGCGCAGGAGATGA
- a CDS encoding group I intron-associated PD-(D/E)XK endonuclease has translation MSLAYQPKLAGERAESAFITAALDHHLIVSRPFGESTSYDTIVDNRALRPEGMDSGLWRIQVRSVSGHAPYRVTTFHGRAKRPIVTADADFLAVLVVPLSTWYIIPVRIFTPTMGLWLFPHVVASRGRYEKYREAWQLLL, from the coding sequence ATGAGCCTCGCCTACCAACCCAAGCTGGCGGGCGAACGAGCGGAGAGTGCGTTCATCACCGCGGCGCTCGATCACCACCTGATCGTCTCGCGGCCGTTCGGCGAAAGCACCAGTTACGACACCATCGTCGATAACCGCGCATTGCGTCCGGAGGGCATGGATAGCGGGCTTTGGCGCATCCAGGTGCGGAGCGTCTCCGGCCATGCACCCTATCGTGTTACGACCTTCCACGGCCGCGCCAAGCGCCCCATCGTGACCGCCGACGCCGACTTCCTCGCCGTGCTGGTGGTCCCGCTCAGCACCTGGTACATCATCCCGGTGCGCATCTTTACCCCAACCATGGGGCTCTGGCTGTTCCCGCACGTGGTGGCCAGCCGCGGCCGCTATGAGAAGTACCGCGAGGCGTGGCAGCTGCTACTCTAG
- a CDS encoding helix-turn-helix domain-containing protein, with translation MHEAGQQLRALREQIGLTIRDVEAASSKLAARHRNPEYAISISRLSDIETKGILPSIYKIYTLAVIYRQTFSDLLGWYGIDLASAAHDANVMALPQSHLLPAIEGGTAKIPVRLDPSFDSRRTTNIGRMIQSWGIVPLTYLTTLFETDYTYGYIGSDDLTMYPLLLPGSFVQVDESKNRVEERLWRSEYERPIYFVESREGFTCCWCSVKGEKIILQPHPLSPAQPRIMRYPQEAEVVGQVVGVAMRLGDVTLDDAPRSPGRPKLN, from the coding sequence ATGCATGAGGCTGGCCAACAACTCCGTGCGTTACGCGAACAGATCGGCCTGACGATACGCGATGTGGAAGCTGCCAGCTCGAAGCTGGCGGCCCGGCACCGCAATCCCGAGTATGCGATCTCCATCAGCCGCCTTTCCGACATTGAGACCAAGGGGATCCTGCCGAGCATCTACAAGATCTATACGCTGGCGGTGATCTACCGGCAGACGTTCAGCGACCTGCTGGGGTGGTATGGCATCGACCTGGCGTCGGCGGCGCACGACGCCAACGTGATGGCGCTGCCGCAGTCGCACCTGTTGCCCGCGATCGAGGGCGGGACGGCAAAGATCCCGGTGCGCCTCGATCCCAGTTTCGACTCGCGCAGGACCACCAACATCGGCCGCATGATCCAGAGCTGGGGCATCGTGCCGCTCACCTACCTGACGACGCTGTTCGAGACCGACTACACCTACGGGTACATCGGCAGCGACGATCTGACCATGTATCCGCTGCTTCTGCCGGGCTCGTTCGTGCAAGTGGATGAATCGAAGAACCGGGTGGAAGAGCGGCTGTGGCGTTCGGAGTATGAGCGCCCGATTTATTTTGTGGAGAGCCGCGAGGGCTTCACTTGCTGCTGGTGTTCGGTGAAGGGCGAAAAGATCATTCTGCAGCCGCATCCCTTATCACCGGCGCAGCCGCGCATCATGCGCTATCCGCAGGAAGCCGAAGTGGTGGGCCAGGTGGTGGGCGTCGCTATGCGGTTGGGCGACGTGACGCTCGACGACGCGCCACGCTCGCCAGGGCGTCCCAAACTAAACTGA